One stretch of Jiangella gansuensis DSM 44835 DNA includes these proteins:
- a CDS encoding MOSC domain-containing protein — MPAPQAVTGPSWRVARLGRTPVKGMAHPALPTLDLTPSGPLHDRVFCLADADGEVVRTVRDDVLMACRALWKPPVLMIRTPIGDATGVAAGGVPLAGSYWGRPVELVALDGPWSPLLSRYLGRPVSLCRVSAPGAVVWSGSVSVVTTSSLAEVARRIGRPPDDGARFRPTVVVDTGIAGPFVEDGWAGRRLRIGSAVIRVAGRMARCAVVDRRPGAGGRDADVLAALAPDRVHDGEIVLGVHGDVEVPGRVAVGDAVVLGDRQGGVTR, encoded by the coding sequence ATGCCGGCGCCCCAGGCCGTCACCGGGCCGTCCTGGCGGGTCGCCCGGCTGGGCCGCACCCCGGTGAAGGGCATGGCACACCCAGCCCTGCCAACCCTGGACCTGACGCCGTCCGGCCCTCTGCACGACCGCGTGTTCTGCCTGGCCGACGCGGACGGGGAGGTGGTGCGTACCGTCCGCGACGACGTCCTCATGGCGTGCCGGGCGCTGTGGAAGCCGCCGGTGCTGATGATCCGGACCCCGATCGGCGACGCGACCGGCGTGGCGGCCGGCGGCGTCCCGCTGGCCGGCTCGTACTGGGGCCGGCCGGTCGAGTTGGTGGCGCTCGACGGGCCGTGGTCGCCGCTGCTGAGCCGCTACCTCGGGCGACCGGTGTCGCTGTGCCGGGTGTCCGCTCCCGGCGCCGTGGTCTGGTCCGGCTCGGTGTCGGTGGTGACGACGTCGTCCCTGGCCGAGGTGGCCCGGCGGATCGGCCGGCCGCCCGACGACGGCGCCCGGTTCCGGCCGACTGTCGTCGTCGACACCGGTATCGCCGGTCCGTTCGTCGAGGACGGCTGGGCCGGGCGCCGGCTGCGGATCGGCTCCGCCGTGATCCGGGTGGCCGGCCGGATGGCACGATGTGCCGTCGTGGACCGGCGGCCCGGTGCGGGCGGGCGCGACGCGGACGTGCTGGCGGCCCTGGCGCCCGACCGCGTCCACGACGGCGAGATCGTCCTCGGCGTGCACGGCGACGTGGAGGTACCGGGGCGGGTCGCCGTCGGCGACGCCGTCGTACTCGGTGATCGACAGGGCGGCGTTACCCGCTGA
- a CDS encoding SAM hydrolase/SAM-dependent halogenase family protein: MGPGWIAFLTDYGRSDGFVAACHGVIARIAPAARVIDVTHDVPPQDVRHGAVVLADTVPYLPPSVVVGVVDPGVGTARRPVAIVAGPHVLVGPDNGLLAWAADACGGASRSVELTEPAYRLATAATTFDGRDVFAPAAAHVAGGVSVAALGPDVPVESLVRLPDPWLVVGDGSVGAEVHAVDHFGTLSLAVRVPELAAAGLAEVSTLLVEAGRRSWRVPFGRSFAAAPLGEPVALIDSAGRLAVAVNGGSATAALGLGVGDRVTLGAARS, translated from the coding sequence ATGGGTCCCGGCTGGATCGCGTTCCTGACCGACTACGGCCGCTCGGACGGGTTCGTGGCCGCCTGTCACGGGGTCATCGCGCGCATCGCGCCGGCGGCTCGGGTCATCGACGTCACGCACGACGTCCCGCCGCAGGACGTCCGGCACGGCGCCGTCGTCCTCGCCGACACGGTGCCGTACCTGCCGCCGTCGGTGGTCGTCGGCGTCGTCGATCCCGGTGTCGGGACCGCCCGCCGCCCGGTCGCGATCGTGGCCGGGCCGCACGTGCTGGTCGGCCCCGACAACGGCCTGCTGGCCTGGGCGGCGGACGCCTGCGGTGGCGCGTCGCGGTCGGTGGAGTTGACGGAGCCCGCGTACCGGCTGGCCACCGCCGCTACGACGTTCGACGGGCGCGACGTGTTCGCGCCGGCCGCGGCCCACGTGGCCGGCGGGGTCTCGGTCGCCGCGCTGGGCCCGGACGTGCCGGTGGAGTCGTTGGTACGGCTGCCGGATCCGTGGCTGGTGGTGGGCGACGGCTCGGTGGGGGCGGAGGTGCACGCCGTCGACCACTTCGGGACCCTGTCGCTGGCGGTCCGGGTCCCGGAGCTGGCCGCGGCCGGCCTCGCCGAGGTGTCGACGCTGCTCGTCGAGGCGGGGCGACGGTCGTGGAGGGTGCCGTTCGGCCGGTCGTTCGCCGCGGCGCCGTTGGGCGAGCCGGTGGCACTGATCGACTCTGCCGGGCGGCTGGCCGTCGCCGTCAACGGCGGCAGCGCCACCGCCGCGCTGGGCCTGGGCGTCGGCGACCGAGTGACACTGGGCGCCGCCCGGTCCTGA
- a CDS encoding response regulator transcription factor, with protein sequence MSRILIAEDEPRIAAFIEKGLRAAGMTPTVVGDGRGAFDYAMTGGFDLVILDIGLPIMDGFAVLRQLRQARNELPVIILTARDSITDTVAGLEGGADDYMAKPFRFEELLARIRLRLREDRAPEAMVLHHGGLSLDLRTRRATADGRTVELSAREFSLAETFLRHPGQVLSREQLLSRVWGYDFDPGSNVVDVYVRYLRRKLGNDRFATVRGIGYRLVGDDTP encoded by the coding sequence ATGAGCAGGATCCTGATCGCCGAGGACGAACCGCGCATCGCGGCGTTCATCGAGAAGGGGCTGCGTGCGGCCGGCATGACGCCGACGGTGGTGGGCGACGGGCGCGGCGCGTTCGACTACGCCATGACCGGCGGCTTCGACCTCGTCATCCTCGACATCGGCCTGCCCATCATGGACGGTTTCGCGGTGCTGCGCCAGCTGCGGCAGGCACGCAACGAGCTCCCGGTGATCATCCTGACCGCACGCGACTCCATCACCGACACAGTGGCCGGCCTGGAAGGCGGCGCCGACGACTACATGGCCAAGCCGTTCCGGTTCGAGGAACTGCTGGCCCGCATCCGGCTGCGGCTGCGCGAGGACCGCGCTCCGGAGGCGATGGTGCTGCACCACGGCGGTCTCTCGCTGGACCTGCGGACCCGCCGGGCCACCGCCGACGGCCGCACGGTCGAACTGTCCGCCCGTGAGTTCTCCCTGGCCGAGACGTTCCTGCGGCACCCAGGCCAGGTGCTCAGCCGTGAGCAGCTCCTGAGCCGCGTGTGGGGCTACGACTTCGACCCCGGCTCCAACGTCGTCGACGTGTACGTGCGCTACCTGCGCCGCAAGCTCGGCAACGACCGGTTCGCGACGGTGCGCGGCATCGGCTACCGCCTGGTCGGCGACGACACCCCCTGA
- a CDS encoding sensor histidine kinase yields MRDDATGGVRVRVGVRTRVLAAVLGVAAIGMLVAGVTSYLVQRERVDASIDDRLAQEVEELREFAVTGIDPETGDAFTTASRFLEVLLERNVPDRNEGLLAMVDGEVAWWPGADVDVQLHEDDEFVAAVAEAGNSTAVRPRTLSTEQLGSLRYVAVPVTGFEDQSQGAYVIAYSRDLEQASVVGAYQTFAMVATASLAVVGAVGWVVASRLLRPISALRDTAQRINDTDLSGRIPVTGSDDVSALARTFNAMLDRLEAAFAGQRDALDDAGHELRTPITIIRGHLELMDSADPADVAEVRSLVLDELDRMHRMVDDLVMLAKAKRPDFVHPRPVELDLLVDDVIDKASALADRQWRVDARGSATVDLDQQRITQALLQLISNAVKFTEPGDTIAVGSQVAGDEVRLWVRDTGTGIAPEDAERIFDRFTRGDVGRGVEGSGLGLAIVRAIAEAHRGRVTVDSRLGGGAVFIISLPLVGADVPDDLVEEEA; encoded by the coding sequence GTGCGTGACGACGCCACGGGAGGGGTGCGGGTCCGCGTCGGGGTTCGCACCCGCGTCCTGGCCGCGGTCCTGGGGGTCGCCGCGATCGGCATGCTGGTGGCCGGGGTGACCTCGTACCTCGTCCAGCGTGAGCGGGTGGACGCCAGCATCGACGACCGGCTCGCCCAGGAAGTCGAGGAACTGCGCGAGTTCGCCGTGACCGGTATCGACCCGGAGACCGGCGACGCGTTCACCACCGCCTCGCGGTTCCTCGAGGTCCTGCTGGAACGGAACGTGCCCGACCGAAACGAGGGCCTGCTGGCCATGGTGGACGGCGAGGTGGCGTGGTGGCCGGGTGCCGACGTCGACGTGCAGCTGCACGAGGACGACGAGTTCGTCGCGGCGGTCGCCGAGGCCGGCAACAGCACGGCCGTCCGGCCGCGGACTCTCAGCACGGAACAGCTCGGGTCACTGCGCTACGTGGCCGTTCCGGTGACGGGCTTCGAGGACCAGTCGCAGGGCGCCTACGTCATCGCGTACTCCCGCGACCTCGAACAGGCCAGCGTCGTCGGTGCCTACCAGACGTTCGCCATGGTGGCGACGGCCTCGCTGGCGGTTGTCGGTGCCGTCGGGTGGGTGGTGGCGAGCCGGCTGCTGCGTCCCATCAGTGCGTTGCGCGACACCGCGCAGCGCATCAACGACACCGATCTGTCCGGCCGCATCCCGGTCACCGGAAGCGACGACGTCTCGGCGCTGGCCCGCACGTTCAACGCGATGCTCGACCGGCTCGAGGCGGCTTTCGCCGGGCAGCGCGACGCCCTCGACGATGCCGGCCACGAGCTGCGCACTCCGATCACGATCATCCGCGGGCATCTGGAGCTCATGGACTCCGCCGATCCGGCCGACGTCGCCGAGGTGCGTTCCCTCGTGCTGGACGAGCTGGACCGGATGCACCGGATGGTCGACGACCTCGTGATGCTGGCCAAGGCCAAGCGGCCGGACTTCGTCCACCCCAGGCCGGTCGAGCTCGACCTCCTCGTCGACGACGTGATCGACAAGGCCAGCGCGCTGGCCGACCGCCAGTGGCGGGTCGACGCCCGGGGGTCCGCGACGGTCGACCTGGACCAGCAGCGCATCACCCAGGCGCTGCTGCAGCTGATCTCGAACGCGGTGAAGTTCACCGAACCCGGCGACACCATCGCCGTCGGCAGCCAGGTGGCCGGCGACGAGGTGCGTCTCTGGGTCCGCGACACCGGCACCGGCATCGCCCCGGAGGACGCCGAACGGATCTTCGACCGGTTCACCCGCGGCGACGTCGGCCGTGGCGTCGAAGGCTCGGGCCTCGGGCTGGCCATCGTCCGGGCCATCGCCGAGGCGCATCGCGGCCGGGTCACGGTGGACAGCCGACTCGGCGGCGGCGCGGTGTTCATCATCTCGCTGCCGCTGGTGGGCGCCGACGTCCCGGACGACCTCGTGGAGGAGGAAGCGTAG
- a CDS encoding type II toxin-antitoxin system VapB family antitoxin, with amino-acid sequence MPKTLLDIDGDLLAEAALALGTPTKKDTVTEALRLAVRQSHEHRARALAKLQDIAQDGGFDFDRLDELDE; translated from the coding sequence ATGCCGAAGACACTTCTCGACATCGACGGCGACCTCTTGGCCGAAGCCGCCCTCGCACTCGGCACGCCGACCAAGAAGGACACCGTCACGGAAGCCCTTCGACTCGCTGTCCGGCAGAGTCACGAGCATCGCGCTCGAGCGCTCGCGAAGCTCCAGGACATCGCCCAGGACGGCGGGTTCGATTTCGATCGACTCGATGAGCTCGACGAATGA
- a CDS encoding hemolysin family protein, translated as MSPLTALLVTVALLIASAFFVAAEFALVGARRHRLEQAAAAGKRGARAALNGVRELSLMLAGAQLGITMVVVGLGMVSEPAFHHLLEPPLTAVGLPGGTADVVALVIALTVVTFLHVVVGEMAPKSWAIAHPERSAMLLGPPFRGYAFVVRWLLVVLNGITNVLLRLIRVTPRDEIVTVRNREQIHQLVSESRRLGLIGDGDHGLLTRALGAPEQPVRTVMVPAARIVSVPADAGPQDVVEAGRRSERTRLVVRGADGAVAGAVHVRGALIARSTGEPWTAGEAALAVPNIPAEADLARAAEVLRGARSQLGIVVDVGGAEVGLVSMDDVVTAVLVN; from the coding sequence GTGAGCCCGCTCACCGCGCTCCTCGTCACCGTGGCGCTCCTGATCGCCAGCGCGTTCTTCGTCGCCGCCGAGTTCGCCCTGGTTGGTGCCCGGCGGCACCGGCTCGAGCAGGCCGCGGCGGCCGGCAAGCGCGGCGCCCGGGCGGCGCTGAACGGCGTGCGCGAGTTGTCGCTCATGCTCGCCGGCGCGCAGCTGGGCATCACCATGGTGGTGGTGGGCCTCGGCATGGTGTCCGAGCCGGCGTTCCACCATCTGCTGGAGCCGCCGCTGACCGCGGTGGGTCTGCCCGGCGGGACGGCCGACGTGGTGGCGCTGGTCATCGCGCTGACGGTGGTCACGTTCCTGCACGTGGTGGTGGGCGAGATGGCGCCGAAGTCGTGGGCCATCGCGCACCCGGAGCGCTCGGCCATGCTGCTCGGCCCGCCGTTCCGCGGCTACGCCTTCGTGGTCCGCTGGCTGCTGGTCGTGCTCAACGGAATCACGAACGTGTTGCTGCGGCTCATCCGGGTGACGCCGCGAGACGAGATTGTCACCGTCCGCAACCGTGAGCAGATCCATCAACTGGTCAGCGAGTCACGCCGGCTCGGACTCATCGGCGACGGCGACCACGGCCTGCTCACCAGGGCGTTGGGAGCTCCGGAACAGCCGGTCCGCACCGTCATGGTGCCGGCCGCGCGGATCGTCTCGGTGCCGGCCGACGCCGGGCCGCAGGACGTCGTCGAGGCCGGCCGCCGCAGCGAGCGCACCCGGCTCGTGGTCCGGGGTGCCGACGGTGCCGTGGCCGGCGCGGTGCACGTGCGCGGCGCGCTGATCGCCCGCAGCACCGGCGAGCCGTGGACCGCGGGCGAGGCGGCGCTGGCGGTGCCGAACATCCCCGCCGAGGCCGATCTCGCCCGTGCCGCCGAGGTGCTGCGCGGCGCCCGGTCGCAGCTGGGCATCGTCGTCGACGTCGGTGGTGCCGAGGTGGGGCTGGTGAGCATGGACGACGTCGTCACGGCGGTCCTGGTGAACTGA
- a CDS encoding phosphotransferase gives MSDPPSDPDLSLLTGPAAADVLHAALEPAGGRLLGWSLRDVDHRPADRTTASYTVRVAWADGERDETFAASVTARRPDGGLVVTDGDRHIQIWRFPFDPELPGLAAACYPSSATDLLRGLGLDPEGTRLRVVAYRPRKRAVVEVVSARHRLFLKVLRPAVVSDVHERHRLLTAAGVAVPRSLGWSDDGIVVLEPLVGTPLRSALESGAAELPDPVDLLSLLDRLPAPIADLPARQPWSAHAQHYAGVVAAAVPALDTHVRGLAQDITSALTSAPPSPDDGAEPTHGDFYDAQVFVAGGTVSGLLDIDTMGPGRRADDLACLLAHLSVLASGDFPAAPGARSALEVWTPVFDRRVDPVELRVRAAGVVLSLATGPYRAQDPDWETATEHRVDLVERWLEAASRAGSGHSENPLIRLS, from the coding sequence GTGTCCGATCCGCCGAGCGACCCCGACCTGTCCCTGCTGACCGGACCCGCGGCGGCCGACGTGCTGCACGCCGCGCTCGAACCGGCCGGCGGACGGCTGCTCGGCTGGTCGCTCCGCGACGTCGACCACCGACCCGCGGACCGGACCACAGCCTCGTACACCGTGCGCGTCGCCTGGGCCGACGGCGAACGTGACGAGACGTTCGCCGCATCAGTGACCGCGCGCCGGCCCGACGGCGGCCTCGTCGTCACCGACGGCGACCGGCACATCCAGATCTGGCGCTTCCCCTTCGACCCGGAGCTGCCGGGACTCGCCGCCGCCTGCTACCCGTCGTCGGCCACGGACCTGCTGCGCGGCCTCGGCCTTGACCCCGAGGGCACCCGACTGCGGGTGGTCGCGTACCGGCCGCGCAAGCGCGCCGTCGTCGAGGTCGTCAGTGCCCGGCACCGGCTCTTCCTCAAGGTGCTGCGGCCGGCCGTGGTCTCCGACGTGCACGAGCGGCACCGCCTGCTCACCGCCGCCGGCGTAGCGGTCCCCCGCAGCCTCGGCTGGAGCGACGACGGCATCGTCGTACTGGAGCCGCTGGTCGGAACGCCGCTGCGCTCCGCGCTGGAGAGCGGCGCGGCCGAGCTGCCCGACCCCGTCGACCTCCTGTCCCTGCTGGACCGGCTGCCCGCGCCGATCGCGGATCTCCCGGCGCGGCAGCCCTGGTCGGCACATGCTCAGCACTATGCCGGCGTGGTCGCCGCCGCCGTGCCGGCGCTGGACACCCACGTGCGCGGGCTGGCCCAGGACATCACGTCAGCCCTGACGTCCGCTCCGCCCTCGCCGGACGACGGCGCCGAGCCGACGCACGGCGACTTCTACGACGCCCAGGTCTTCGTCGCCGGCGGCACGGTGAGTGGGCTGCTCGACATCGACACCATGGGGCCGGGCCGCCGCGCCGACGACCTCGCCTGCCTGCTCGCCCACCTGTCCGTGCTCGCCTCCGGCGACTTCCCGGCAGCGCCCGGGGCACGCTCCGCCCTGGAGGTCTGGACGCCGGTGTTCGACCGCCGGGTCGATCCGGTGGAACTGCGCGTGCGCGCCGCGGGCGTCGTGCTCTCCCTGGCCACCGGGCCGTACCGGGCGCAGGACCCGGACTGGGAGACCGCCACGGAACACCGCGTCGACCTGGTCGAACGCTGGCTCGAAGCAGCCTCGCGGGCCGGCTCAGGACACTCTGAGAACCCTCTCATCCGGCTCTCCTGA
- a CDS encoding SUMF1/EgtB/PvdO family nonheme iron enzyme — protein MVRVPGGEFWMGGDDPDAFPDDGEGPVRPVTLTPYLIDPTAVTNRQFAAFVKATGYQTEAERFGWSFVFGLFIGPEQTRHVMDATVPQAPWWRAVEGAYWRAPEGPGSDVATRPQHPVVHVSWNDASAYATWAGKRLPTEAEWEMAARGGLHRAKYAWGDDLVPKNRWRCNIWQGRFPTHNTADDGYPGTAPVKTYPPNGYGLYEVAGNVWEWCTDWWSTTWHADERPETRIDPAGPPEGQARVTRGGSHLCHDSYCNRYRVAARTSNTPDSSTGNIGFRCAADLPAG, from the coding sequence ATGGTCCGGGTCCCCGGCGGTGAGTTCTGGATGGGCGGCGATGACCCCGACGCCTTCCCCGACGACGGCGAAGGGCCGGTCCGCCCGGTCACCCTGACGCCGTACCTGATCGACCCCACCGCGGTCACCAACCGCCAGTTCGCCGCGTTCGTCAAAGCCACCGGCTACCAGACCGAAGCCGAACGATTCGGCTGGTCATTCGTGTTCGGCCTGTTCATCGGGCCGGAGCAGACCCGCCACGTCATGGACGCCACCGTCCCGCAGGCGCCCTGGTGGCGCGCCGTCGAAGGCGCCTACTGGCGCGCGCCGGAAGGCCCCGGCTCCGACGTGGCGACCCGTCCGCAGCATCCGGTGGTCCATGTGTCGTGGAACGACGCCTCCGCCTACGCGACCTGGGCCGGCAAACGCCTCCCCACCGAGGCCGAATGGGAAATGGCCGCCCGCGGCGGCCTGCACCGCGCCAAGTACGCCTGGGGCGACGACCTGGTGCCGAAGAACCGGTGGCGCTGCAACATCTGGCAAGGCCGCTTCCCCACCCACAACACCGCCGACGACGGCTACCCCGGCACCGCCCCGGTCAAGACCTACCCGCCGAACGGCTACGGCCTCTACGAAGTCGCCGGCAACGTGTGGGAATGGTGCACCGACTGGTGGTCCACGACCTGGCACGCCGACGAGCGTCCCGAGACCCGCATCGACCCCGCCGGCCCACCCGAGGGGCAGGCTCGCGTCACCCGCGGCGGCAGCCACCTGTGCCACGACTCCTACTGCAACCGCTACCGCGTCGCCGCCCGCACCAGCAACACCCCCGACAGCTCCACCGGCAACATCGGCTTCCGCTGCGCCGCCGACCTGCCTGCCGGGTGA
- a CDS encoding TetR/AcrR family transcriptional regulator: MSPRPRAEAREDAILSAALELLAEIGYAAMSMDAVAVRARASKATIYRRWSGKAELVVAAIEHHTSDHAEPARTGTDGVGDPHDAGDLRNDLVLVLRGMRDRLAGESAQLVLGLISAMRDDQDLATAVRSRLIDGKRESFAPVLLRARLRGDAPPGADHELLAEVSSALLFSRLFVTGEPLDDDVVNHLVDDVLLPLVHRSDR; the protein is encoded by the coding sequence ATGTCGCCGAGACCACGGGCCGAGGCCAGGGAGGACGCCATCCTGAGCGCGGCGCTGGAGCTGTTGGCGGAGATCGGCTACGCCGCAATGAGCATGGACGCGGTCGCGGTACGAGCCCGCGCCAGCAAGGCCACCATCTATCGACGGTGGTCGGGGAAGGCCGAACTGGTGGTGGCGGCGATCGAACACCACACGAGTGACCACGCCGAGCCTGCGCGGACCGGTACAGACGGCGTCGGAGACCCCCACGACGCCGGTGACCTGCGCAATGACCTCGTCCTCGTGCTGCGGGGCATGCGCGACCGGCTGGCGGGCGAGAGCGCCCAGCTGGTCCTCGGCCTGATCTCCGCCATGCGCGATGATCAGGACCTGGCCACGGCGGTGCGCTCGCGGCTCATCGACGGCAAGCGGGAGAGCTTCGCCCCCGTGCTGCTGCGTGCCCGGCTGCGCGGTGACGCACCCCCCGGCGCCGATCACGAACTGCTCGCCGAAGTCAGCTCGGCGCTGCTGTTCTCGCGCCTGTTCGTCACCGGCGAGCCGCTCGACGACGACGTCGTGAACCACCTGGTCGACGACGTCCTGCTCCCCCTCGTTCACCGTTCCGACCGCTGA
- a CDS encoding hemolysin family protein — protein sequence MSAAPAIVAVFLLTFGTAYFVAQEFAYVSADRVELSRQAEAGDKRAASAIRVMQRLSFMLSAAQVGITVTGLIVGLIAEPAFAQVVRPALEAVGLPAAAVPGVSVAVGFAVATVIQMVLGELFPKNLALATPERLAKVLAASTHLYLAVSGPVVRLFDNSANWLLRKAGIEPVQELHHGATLEELGHVIGESEAGGSLSSHLSGILARALSFSDHTAGEAMVPRPDVRSVRSNATAEAVVELIARYGHSNYPVRGEGTDEVTGVVGVRELMYVAPDDVATTGVLDIARPPLLVPDSLPLPALVERMQDAGDEFACVVDEYGGLAGIVTLEDVAEELIGDITDDTDQQAVMVSRDGEWWRLDAGLRVDEAVAYTGLPLLRSDDYDTVAGLIVAELGRFAEPGDRLVLAAGSGSGAGEAIEIEVVTVERHVPEFVRLREVDAAGVRGGERTEAQP from the coding sequence ATGAGCGCCGCGCCAGCCATCGTCGCTGTCTTCCTCCTCACCTTCGGGACCGCCTACTTCGTCGCGCAGGAGTTCGCGTACGTCTCCGCCGACCGGGTCGAGCTGTCCCGGCAGGCCGAGGCGGGAGACAAGCGCGCCGCCTCGGCCATCCGGGTCATGCAGCGGCTGTCGTTCATGCTGTCCGCGGCGCAGGTGGGCATCACCGTCACCGGCCTCATCGTGGGCCTCATCGCCGAGCCGGCGTTCGCGCAGGTCGTCCGGCCGGCGTTGGAGGCTGTCGGGCTGCCGGCGGCCGCGGTGCCCGGCGTCTCGGTCGCTGTCGGGTTCGCCGTCGCCACCGTGATCCAGATGGTGCTCGGCGAGCTGTTCCCGAAGAACCTCGCGCTGGCCACGCCGGAGCGGCTGGCCAAGGTGCTGGCCGCCTCGACCCACCTCTACCTCGCCGTCAGCGGACCGGTGGTGCGGCTGTTCGACAACTCCGCGAACTGGCTGCTGCGCAAGGCCGGCATCGAGCCGGTGCAGGAACTGCACCATGGCGCCACGCTGGAGGAACTGGGGCACGTCATCGGCGAATCCGAGGCCGGGGGCTCGCTGTCGTCGCACCTGTCCGGCATCCTCGCCCGGGCGCTGAGCTTCTCCGATCACACCGCCGGCGAGGCCATGGTGCCGCGGCCGGACGTGCGCAGCGTGCGCTCGAACGCCACCGCCGAGGCCGTCGTCGAGCTGATCGCCAGGTACGGCCATTCGAACTATCCGGTGCGCGGCGAGGGCACCGACGAGGTGACCGGCGTCGTCGGTGTGCGTGAGCTCATGTACGTCGCGCCGGACGACGTCGCCACCACCGGCGTGCTCGACATCGCCCGTCCGCCGCTGCTGGTGCCGGACAGCCTGCCGCTGCCGGCGCTGGTCGAGCGGATGCAGGATGCGGGCGACGAGTTCGCCTGTGTGGTGGACGAGTACGGCGGCCTGGCCGGCATCGTCACCCTCGAGGACGTCGCGGAGGAGCTCATCGGCGACATCACCGACGACACCGACCAGCAGGCGGTGATGGTCAGCCGGGACGGCGAGTGGTGGCGGCTGGACGCCGGCCTACGGGTCGACGAGGCCGTCGCCTACACCGGCCTGCCGCTGCTGAGGTCCGACGACTACGACACCGTCGCCGGGCTCATCGTCGCCGAGCTCGGCCGGTTCGCCGAACCGGGGGACCGGCTCGTTCTCGCGGCCGGCTCGGGTTCCGGCGCCGGCGAGGCCATCGAGATCGAGGTGGTCACCGTCGAGCGCCACGTGCCCGAGTTCGTCCGGCTGCGTGAGGTCGATGCAGCCGGGGTTCGGGGCGGCGAGCGGACGGAGGCGCAGCCGTGA
- a CDS encoding CPBP family intramembrane glutamic endopeptidase has product MVNQDVPAAAAAAGPEQPSRRRITAEIWIVLGLSLGQSAVYAVVSLIARLARPERLSEQTATLNASRSTREYLDLTYQVLSIGFALVPVALALYLLTGPGRTAFRRIGFDAAHPRRDLLVGAGLAAFIGIPGLGIYFLGHALDMNVSIQPSTLEQYWWTIPVLVLSALQNSVVEEVIVVGFLMTRLKQLNWGLPAIIATSAVLRGGYHLYQGYGMAIGNMLMGVVFAYFYHRTGRVMPLVVAHSILDIVSFVGYDLFADELGLP; this is encoded by the coding sequence GTGGTGAACCAGGACGTCCCCGCCGCAGCAGCCGCGGCCGGCCCCGAGCAGCCGTCCCGGCGGCGCATCACGGCCGAGATCTGGATCGTCCTGGGCCTGTCGCTCGGGCAATCCGCGGTGTATGCCGTCGTCAGTCTCATCGCCCGGCTGGCCCGGCCGGAACGCCTCAGCGAGCAGACCGCCACCCTCAACGCCTCGCGCAGTACCCGCGAATACCTCGACCTCACCTACCAGGTGCTGTCCATCGGCTTCGCGCTGGTGCCCGTCGCGCTCGCGCTGTACCTGCTGACCGGACCGGGCCGGACGGCGTTCCGGCGCATCGGCTTCGACGCCGCCCACCCTCGGCGCGACCTCCTGGTCGGCGCCGGCCTGGCCGCATTCATCGGCATCCCCGGCCTGGGCATCTACTTCCTCGGCCACGCCCTGGACATGAACGTCTCCATCCAGCCCAGCACGCTGGAGCAGTACTGGTGGACCATCCCGGTGCTGGTGCTGTCTGCGCTGCAGAACTCGGTGGTCGAAGAGGTCATCGTCGTCGGGTTCCTGATGACCCGGCTCAAGCAGCTGAACTGGGGGCTGCCGGCCATCATCGCCACCAGCGCGGTGCTGCGCGGCGGGTATCACCTGTACCAGGGGTACGGCATGGCGATCGGCAACATGCTCATGGGCGTGGTGTTCGCGTACTTCTACCACCGCACCGGCCGGGTGATGCCGCTGGTGGTGGCCCACTCCATCCTCGACATCGTCTCGTTCGTCGGCTACGACCTGTTCGCCGATGAGCTCGGGCTGCCGTGA
- a CDS encoding PIN domain-containing protein: MKYLIDTSGLVRLLRRQVAVEWHETVARGMVAICEPTVIETMSIADAKRYRQVEAGLRAAHPWVYVPDDAWERIRSDRAELAAHSAHQGLSVADHLVVTTARYHRMTLLHEDADFETAARLLPDLTQRRITAGPA, encoded by the coding sequence ATGAAGTACCTGATCGACACCAGTGGCTTGGTGCGCCTGCTGCGTCGACAGGTCGCGGTGGAGTGGCACGAGACGGTCGCACGCGGAATGGTCGCCATCTGTGAGCCGACAGTCATCGAGACGATGTCGATCGCGGACGCGAAGCGCTACAGACAGGTCGAGGCCGGGCTGCGCGCCGCTCATCCCTGGGTGTACGTCCCGGACGATGCGTGGGAGCGCATCCGTTCGGACCGGGCCGAGCTCGCGGCCCACAGTGCTCATCAGGGGCTCTCCGTCGCCGACCACCTGGTCGTGACCACCGCCCGGTATCACCGAATGACGCTCCTGCACGAAGACGCGGACTTCGAGACCGCGGCCCGGCTCCTGCCCGATCTGACTCAACGGCGCATCACCGCCGGGCCGGCCTGA